The nucleotide window AATGTCAAGTTtagttcttctttttcttttaaacctCCTAATTGTGCATGATGACGTGGATTATCATAGCACATTCACGTGCCACCGTTGTTGTTCTTGTCGGAGACTTCTTGGTTCCTTCAGAAAAGttgtcttccatctttttttttttcggtggGCGGAGAACCGCCTTGTATTGGTGGGTGGGGAACTGGCTTATATTGGTTATGTAACACACAAGTacataatattaaaatttaaaactctGCCCAGTAGCAATGTGTCAGTGGTTCCAAACCCTGGTAAGGAGGGTTGATGTAAGGGAGGCAGCATTTTGTTGAACTTCTGCCTAGCAGTCATGAGAATCCAATACCAAATAGCTAGGACAGGGCTTTAATCATGGTTGTGGTGGTGAGCatgatgtgatgatgatgtcaaAATTATAGAAAATGCTTGCTTTAGTGCTAATGCTTTCCTTTTAAGTGTTGATATGAAATGCCTCGTAGAATTACCCTATTGAAATTTGAAGGTCAGTTCTTTTTGGAGGAATATAACtgtttttggtttttcttttttctatgacTTGGTCTTGCCTTCCTGTTTGTGAAGTTTGATTGCGTATGCAAATGACTAGAAGTTTTGGGCATTATAATTTATTGAAATTAAGATTGCAGAGTCTCAGAAGATTTGCGAAACCAAAATACAtccactttgaagcttgaagctATTAAAATTGAAAGactagtttaaaaaaaaaaaaaaactgatgaaaATTCCCATTCTTCTATATATTGTGGTGTGAATACATTTTCAGTGCAGATTGTGCAAATGATGTCTAAGGGAAAGTGATTGGCATACATGCTTTTCACTTTCTTGATGGAAAATTTCAATTGACTTGACATGAGGAACTGTTTTGGATAAACAAGAAGCATTTCACAGCCATTACCGGGGATAATTTATTGCCTCGGTTTCCCCTTTTTTGGCCTTCTTAAGGTCACCAAGTCTTGCTTAACAAGTGGTATGCGATTTCTGTCTTATCAATGTGGAATTCCTCTAAACTTAGATAATAACTTCAACAATGTCCCTCTAGTATGGCTTCAGACATGATACAATGAGATGCTCTCTTGGCATCTGAATGGGGAACAAGTTCTACATGCATCCTACACCACCGCACCAGTACGAGAAAGAATTCCATTATGGTGAAAGTGTgaaaatgacatgaaatagttAACAAGTAGATAATCACATTTATTCTATAGCCTTGTGGTTGCCCATTATGACCAGGACCTTTTGTGTTGTAGATGTCACCAAGAACACAAGCCTGTTGGTAtccattctctttttctttttcttttcttttctttttttttttttggccaccCTATATTGCAAATTGCATAGATGCACATGTAAGAAGTTTGCTTTAATCCACATTTCACCCACCGTCAAACAGGAGAGCCATCTGTCTGGTGGATTCGACTATGTAGATTCACTGATGTAGATTCACTGAAAAAAATCAGGTCATTCTTGTAATTAGGTGTGCTTTTTTCGAATAAATGGACGCTAGAAAAATATTGGCAAATATTGTAGCCATCTATTTGTTTGGAACACCTTGGACCGCCTGATGAGCAGACCcctatttttgggccaggtcatctgatattgcggcccacctgatggaggGCTCATCGTTCAACATGTGCGCCATCTAGTCAAATTTTAGCAGTGGCATACAGAGGGAGCAGCATCATACATGTCTAAAGAAGATTTTATTAGGTTCATTGTTAATTATGTCCAGTTTGTTATTTTCAGGAAGCCCATAAACGTAATAACAATGGGTTACCACCTCTGTGGGCAATGTTTGCCATTGTTGTGTTGGGATTCAATGAATTTATGACTCTTTTAAGGTAATGGCGATGCATTAGTCATGTGATGACAATGGATGCTGAATCGTTTTATTTCTCATCCCTCCAACACCAATCCACCTTTCTTTATAGGAATCCTTTGTATCTCTTCATTATATTCGTTGTTTATCTATTGGCCAAAGCACTCTGGACCCAGCTAGACATCTCAGGCGAATTTTGAAATGGCACTATGAGTAGTAAATCTATGAACACAAGCTTGTTTCATGTGCCCATCCTGTTGTGAAGTCCACATGTTGATATTGTTGGGTTTTCAAATAGCTTGGAGGATTGGAACTTCTAATCTTGTGATTAAATAGGAATTCAGGCTTAATTATGATATTAGCTTTCTTAGCGGAATTCATTGTAGTTGACTGTTATTTTGTTATGGTATTCTAAGGTTATTTACTTTTCCTTTCTGATAATGACCatcatgaaaattttgattttggaaTGTTTGAGGCATGGGAGACCATGCTGTACTTCATTTATTCTTGTTTTAGGTGTGCTTCATGCTTAGTGGCTAGAAACTTCATCCATGTTGCTCACCTTTTCAGgtgtatattttaaaagaatgGGAATCAATACACTTCAAGAAATTGGCCTTTTATCGACGaactttttaccgatgaaatttatttcatcggtaaaaaggaCTTTTCCCGACGAACTAAGATTTCGTCAGCAAAATAATCCAACCAAGACCGAATATGCTCTTGCCACCATTTACAATGACGACCtagaaacttttagcgacgaaaatatttttCATAGGTGAAAACTATTTTCCCGACAATTTTTTCGTCGGTTAATGTAATTTTTCTCGACGAACAAATAGTTCGTCAGTAAAGGAGTTTTTATCAACGAAAATTTCCatcggtaaagggtgttttgaattttttgaaacaaaaaataaaatttgataaaatgttattaccgacgaaattgtTTTCATCAGTAAAGGTGTTTTTACCAACGCAAATTGCCatcggtaaagggtgttttgtattttttgataaaaaataaattttgataaaatgtTATTACCGATGAAATTGTTTTCATCGTTAAAGGTGTTTTTACTGACGGATGGAAACCGTCGGcgaaaatttgataaaattttattGCCGATGAAATTCGTTGTCGGTAAAGGTGTTTTTACCAATGGACATAAGCCGTCGACAAAAATCTAATAAAATGTTATTATCGACGAAATTATTTTCGCCAGTAAAGGCGTTTTTACTGATGGACGTAAACTGTCAgcaaaaatatgataaaattttattaccgacaaaattaatttcgttggtaaaggtGTTTTTACCGACGGACATAAATCGTTGGTAAAAATTGCCATATTGAATTTTTTGATAAAAGataaaatttgataaaattttattgccgacgaaattaatttcattggTAAAGGTGTTTTTACTAACAGACATAAACCGTCGGcacaaatatgataaaatttaatTACCATAAAGGTGTTTTTACTGACGAACATAAACTGTCGGCAAAAAATGTTATTACCGACAAAATTATGTTCATCGGTAAAGGTGTTTTTACCGATAGACATAAACCGTCGGTAGAAATCACCatattgaattttttaatgaaaaaaataaattttgataaaattttattattgaCGAAAATATTTCAGTAAaggtgtttttaccgacgaacataaACCGTTGGTAAAAATATGATAATTTTCTTACTGACGAAAATAATTTTGTCGGTAAAGGTTGTAGATTTTGGACTTGCAAAGTTCTTACAAGGAAGAGGTGGATACGAATCCACAACTACTGTCATCGCTGGAACCTATGGATACTTGACACCTGGTAATGGAATTTCTACGTAATtctatttcaatttcaatttttgGGTCTGATTTGAAATTGTTTTTTACTCAAAAATCTTAAATATTTTTCAGTAATCTTTGATAGAATGTTTGTTTGCATTGTCATTTCACAGTTTGCATAATTCTGTCTTTgcttctgaatttttttttattaatcccTTTGAATTGAatcttgatttgattggattatatTTGAACTTAATGCATATGAAAAGCATGTGTAGTTTTACAAGaggatgtgtttggatgtacccaaatcacaagtagACCAGATATTTGGGCAAAATAGAACACATGTTGATTCAACAGAACGGTAATTGTAAGGCAGGCTATTGTTTCTTGGCATGAAATCGTGATTGCTGGCATTGCAGATTGGACCTTAAACATTGGAAATCCTGATTTGAGTGGAAATGCATCTAGGGACATCCAAACAAAACCTTAATCGGAGAAGTTCATTCATTCTCCCCAGCTATATTAGAATTCTATTGCCATTTCATTTATCTAAATTGATTCAAAACATAAATGATCTTCCTTCACTAGTTAAATAACGACCGATGTCATCCTATTCCTGATAACAGAATCTGCGTGTTCATCTAAAGCGACAATCAAATGCGACGTATACAGCTTTGTAGTAGTACTGATGGAGCTGATTACTAGGAAAAAACCCATTGAAGCAGTATCTAGCGACAACATGAACATCGTCTTTTGGGTCTCCCAAAAGATCCCAACCAAAGAAGGGGTGTTCAATGTCTTGGACAAGCGATTATCGGGCTCATTCAGGGACGAGATGATCCAAGCACTGAGAATTGCCATCCGTTGCACTTGTTTGGCCCCAACTCTTCGCCCCACCATGAAAGAAGTCGTCCAGCTGCTGATTGATGCAGATCCGTGCCAGTTCGACAGTTACAAACTATCGGATAAGCTCAAGGATTCATCAAACACCATCAATCCTTAAAACCCATTAGAGTTATGATTAGAAGAGGATTTGGTAGGGGTATAGAAGGAATGTAAGAACATGAGATGCGAAAACTACGAGCACAAACACATGTTGGCATGGCACGTGTGCACAAGATCCGGGCCATTCAAAAGTGGGCCTTCATAAatcatgtattctatccaaaaaTAAgagtggtccactcatcaggagtataacacatgcataagaaaCAGACATAAAAAATTGACAGACAATTTAGAATGTACAAGTGTGGCTCATCTAATGATCCAACCGACTCGATTTTTTGGCCAGAGAACATCTATGGAGGGTCCAATGGCTTGGATTCTACATACACATGCCAGGCTGGCACACTATCTCTAAATATGCCAAGTTAGTATTGAGAGACTTGTTTAtaagagtttttctttctttgttttttttttttggatgtgtcccctttaagttatgagatatctcaaaaatcatccgtatatgaaactcaggtgggccataccatctaaaactatatgaagacatccaaaaaaacataaaagcacttggtggggcccacatgagttttaaatgcaactgaaacttggtctgacccctcatccaagtgggacacacataatgagtgggttggatatgtgaatcacatctaggca belongs to Magnolia sinica isolate HGM2019 chromosome 8, MsV1, whole genome shotgun sequence and includes:
- the LOC131253943 gene encoding protein ROOT HAIR DEFECTIVE 3-like, with the translated sequence MITHFYGLNFVIRFHRQKTLISPVQCKSLWRQFKAKTEYTVTQAISAQEAHKRNNNGLPPLWAMFAIVVLGFNEFMTLLRNPLYLFIIFVVYLLAKALWTQLDISGEF